atggagaaagagaaggagaaagaggAGGAAAGGGAAaaggagagggagaaggagaaagataaaggaaaagaaaaaggaaaagaaaaagaaaaagaaaaagaaaaagaaaagcccTTTGAGGACGTCGGTGGTGTAAATCACATGGAGGATGAGGTTAATGGTAAACATGAGGAGAATGGAAATGATGGAGGTAAGATCCATCTCAGATTCTTTTACACTCATGTACTTGTCATATGATGCTGTAACTATAAAATCTTCCTTGAGTGATTAGATTTGGTGTCTTAATGTGCAGTGTTGCATCTTCTGTCACTTTTCAAGAAATGTAACTTGTTTTGTATATTATATTATAGGGCCAGAACCCATGGATATTTGCGCTAGTTTACCTTCCGTGCCCTGTGAATTCCCAAGCAGCGATGTAACAGTTTTGCAAGGTCACACTTCTGAGGTTTGGTCATATTATTGCGAAATTCTTAATCTCCATTTCTGATTAAAAGAGGAACTGTGATGAATATATTGTGTAGTTAGGGAGCATGCCTTTCTAATGCTTCTTTACATTCACAGGTTTTTGCCTGTGCATGGAATCCTACCGGGTCACTTCTGGCTTCTGGGTTAGCTTAAACTTCATATATTACTTATTTTAGATAAATTATGTtcactttcttacttttttGGCATTTTAATCCTCTCTATTTTTCCCATTGTCTATCAGACATCCCTGGTCTTCTTCATGTATTTGAAATGTTTTGGTTTTATTTGAACAATCTGTGTGTGGGGTCTAATCCTAGTTCTTCATTTATGGATTCCTTCCTGACCGTGCATGATATTATTGATTGTTTGTGGCATATGAGGTATGGCTATACTTAGTTATTGGTTTGTCAAAGAGACCTTCCGGTGATAACACTCTCAGTTTCTACCTTCTGGTATTATGACCAATAGTTAATAAGGCTAGACCGAGACTACTCTTCTCTCATGTAGGGTTTAAATCTCATCTGGCACAACAAATAAACTGTCTTGAAGCAATAATACTTGAGCGGTTGAGCCTATATCTGCAAATAAAAAGAATAACTACAAATTATAAGAAATTTAGAAAAATGTGATTGGTAAGTTAGAAAAGGAAGTCTTCTAACATGGTgatgcatcttgtttgttttatatCTTATGAATTCATTAATGTACCCTCCAGATTCCCTAGTTCGCTTTCCCCTTAGAAAATGACATATATCACACTTGATTAGTCACTGTCGTCCGGGCTCATCCTATGCTCATTATGGCTATTGTTTGATAGGTCTGGAGACTCAACTGCCAGAATTTGGACTATTGATGGGCCATCTAGTTGCAATACAGAAAATGGGCCTTCCAATGTCGTACTTAGGCATTTCAAGGGTAGAACAAATGAGAAAAGCAAAGATGTGACAACACTAGACTGGAACGTAAGTATTATATATGAAATTTTGTATTTGTTATTCAGTTAATTCATTTCTCTTTCCGTGCTGGATGTGGTCAATCTGATGCCTATAAAGAAACTTGAACAATCTGTAGGTTGACGGTACGCTGCTTGCTACTGGCTCTTATGATGGCCAAGCAAGGATATGGAGTAAAGATGGTTAGACTTCCTCATAATATTATTTGTTCAAAATTCAAATCCATGCCTCATTTAATCTTGACATTCTGTCTGAAATCACGTGAACAAAACCGTTTTACTTTGGCCTatggtataattttttataaaggTTGATTTCACGAACCAGCTCATTACCTTATAgttaatatttttgtgtttgaatTTCTGATTCTGCTGCAAACTTCGTcttgtttttttgttgaattatatAGTATCTTGAAATTAGATTGTGTTGTGCATGTCGTGGCTTTGCATGTGGAAGGCACTTGGCCTTGATGTATCAAGCAAATAAAGTCCAAATCTCTTGAGGAGGGTCTCTATTAGTTATATATTggtaattcaaaaataaaaataaacacaaataaAGTGGAGGCTTGGAAGTTGTATTGCGATAGTTTAAGAAGAAACATTGTTAAATTTAGGAGCGGAAACCATAGAAGGAAAAGTTGTAGCTTAGTGCTTTACTTTCGGACAGGATTGGTCCCGTCAAGTTGGATTTCCCCTAGCCTATTCAGAGATTTACTGAATTGCTTAAGTATTCCATCctaatatgtttttgttatttaagatttaagaaaaCAATTTTCAATAGTTGTCACACGTAAGTGGTTCTCTAACAACATAACAAATAACAAAGTAATGGCATTCATATGGACTAATAGGAAATTCATTAGTGAAGTTCTGGAAAATAATTGTCATTTACTACAACAGATAGGAGACCTTGATTACATATCTGGAGAAGAAAATGTTGATCTTGTAACAATGCCATACAATTTAAAGTTGTATGCATGCACTTAGGTGTCTAATCATTAAGTTGTTAAAAGTTGGAATGAAAATTCATTGCTGCAGAATTACATATTCTAGTGTTGTATATATAAGCTCTAATGGTAATTAGGATCCACTCTCGTTTCACATGTGCATGATGTGCCGTGCTTTCTTTTCTTCCAGGGGAATTGGTCAGTACACTAAATAAACATAAGGGGCCTATTTTCTCCTTGAAGTGGAATAAGAAAGGAGATTATCTTCTTAGTGGAAGTGTTGATAAAACTGCAATTGTGTGGGATATTAAGACAGGGGAATGGAGACAACAATTCGAATTTCACTCAGGTGCTTTTGTATCCTTTGTCCACTGTTCTGCTTGAGCTTGTTCTTCTGTTTTTGTAGGTGAAAACAATACTGGGAAGCTTTTGTTTTCTAACTTTTATGATTTTGTGATTATATACTTGCAGCTCCTGCCCTGGATGTTGATTGGCGAAACAATGTTTCATTTGCTACATGCTCGACTGACAGCATGATATATGTTTGTAAAATTGGAGAGAACCGGCCGATCAAAACTTTCTCAGGGCACCAGGTTCCTTTCAGTTTTTACATTTGTGACTGCCTTTTACCTGTACTTGACATATACCATCATTTGGAAGAGACAAGGTTTCGTTGAATACTATTCTGTGTACCATGTGGCAATCTAGAAGGAACAGTCCCTTATTTGAGGGCATTAGCCTGAACAGCATCCACATATATGGCCTTGATAAATGTCTAAACAGGTCAGAAAGTGGACTGGTTTTCAAATcgaaattacataaataatttttattggaaaaaaatgaaggaaCTATGTACTCAGCAGAAAATCTTGAGAAGGGTGTAAGCGGTGCATGTCTGAAGGGATTTTCTTCATGAAGACATCTACACTATTAAACTCTCTGCAACCCACCTCGATAACTTTGAGTTCCTTTATGTCTTTTTATTACCTCTCCCATCTCATACACTTCCTCAAGCCTTTATTACTGAGCTCTCTTCTAAAATTACATTGTTAATGATCCTATCAAACAATTCACTCATTAGTTCTTCATTGACTTCAGTTTTACTTTCTATAACTTCATTCACATTAACATTTGAATGTGCTTCTTCAGTGTGAAGTTAATGCTATCAAGTGGGATCCCACAGGCACACTTCTGGCCTCATGCTCTGATGATTCTACTGCAAAGGTTAGTCAATTTTGACACAGGATTTTTATCAGCTAGCAAAACCAAATGTTCTGACAAATGTAACCCAATGACTTGTTTTTATATGAATTCTAGATTTGACTCTTTCTAATATGTTTGTCTTTTGGCATCTTGTAACCTATGTTATGTTTAAATGTAATGCAGATATGGAGTATTAAACAGGACACATGCTTGCTTGATTTAAAGGAACATTCCAAAGTATGTTAATCTTTTTTTCCATTGACACTGCGGATTTGAGTTGCTGATCCATGGACATTATTTTTCAGGAGATATACACTGTCAGGTGGAGTCCAACAGGGCCTGGTACGAACAACCCAAATCAGCAACTGGTGCTGGCAAGGTACTTATGCTGCACAACTATGGAATGATTTTAATTCTGCTGTTTCCATTTAGCTGGCTgccaccttctgtttcttgttCCTTTCCACATGTGCAGAATCCCacgaagattaaaaaaaagaaaaacaaggggAACAAATTATAAACGAAATAAATGAGATCAGCAAAAGGAGAAGGAAAGACATCAATACTTATGATAAACCTAAAACACTTATTTGTAGTGTCAGGTGCATGTAGGATAAGGCTAAGTTGGCAATTCTGGCTACTCCTTAATACGTAGTTTATAGTGCCATTTATTTAAGACCAAAGAAGTAGAAATCTGGGCCATTCCGCACCCcaccaccatcaccatcaccatcaccatcaccatcaccatcaccatcaccatcaccatcaccatcataGAGATATAAGTCTATGGTTTGCTTGTGCTTATTTCGTAGAATAAGAGGAAAAGGCCTATGCATGGGGTAACGACCTAACATCTTGAACCTTTGGCTTAGATTTAGCTGTGAACGAGTTCTGGTGTCTTCTCAGAGGTTGGCTCCAATAATTGATAATCATCTTAAATTAACCAAAGTTGTTTTGGAACGGGATGTATTCGCTATTTTCTCAATCAGGAGGTAAAAAATCTCATGTTAGATTTGTCTACGGCAATATGTTCTGGTTCAGTTATGGGAAATGTCTGAAATAACCAAACTAGGAAACCTGCACGGAGGAAACTCTTAAGAGTATGAACCTCAAGAAGGAGATTATCGCACCATGCcgcctttttttttgtttgtgtttatgCACTAATTTTTTCCTTTATCCTAAACGTAGTGTTTTTTATATGCCTTTCTCATCTTAGCTTGTTTTCACATTCACCGATCTCTGCAGTGCCTCGTTTGACTCAACCATAAAGCTGTGGGATGTAGACGCAGGACATCTTTTGCACAGCTTAGATGGCCACAGGTATGTGCTGAGATTATTGAGCCATTAAAGTGACTTGTATAACAACAATAATGTTACTGATATTCATCGATTATCAATCCAGGGATCCTGTTTATTCCGTTGCATTTAGCCCCAATGGCGAGTATTTGGCAAGCGGGTCACTAGATAAATGCTTGCACGTGTGGTCGGTGAAGGAAGCAAGGATTGTGAAGACCTTCAGCGGAAATGGTGGGATATTTGAAGTTTGCTGGAACAAAGAAGGTGACAAGATTGCCGCTTGTTTTGCAAACAACGTTGTGTCCGTGTTGGACTTCCGAATGTAGAGATGACAGCATTCTTTGTGCATTCATGTCCTAAAAGCCTTACTTTTAGATGCTGACTTAGTGTAGGCCTCAATCTGTTATGAATGGTGCTGTTAAAACCTTAGAATTTCAGAAAACCACAGACCTAATTGATGTGGTTTTGTAAAGAGCTTTCTTTTAAATGTAAATTCTCATTAATGCTGTGTAGGGGGATATGGGATGTCATTGACTTGTAGAAATTCTTATTGAGGACCATGGTTTGCATGATCTTGTCTTAATTTTTCTATTGATCTGTGTCCAAATTCATGTGTTTATATCATTAGAATCCTTAGATGAGTTATCTAGGCTACCAAACAAGTGCTtgtttgtctcatttttttcattaacaTTGTTGTAGTCTAATTATTTGAATACACAGCAATTCTATATTCTTTTACTCCATATCATTTTGATGTGTCAAATTTAAAATGCAGTGATCTCGATTGAGTTTACACATCAaactaaatttattatattatctaattgatttattttacctaaatataaataaaagtgaaacaaTCAATGTATAATTCAATGTCCAAATTTTCCTATCAACATGTCCAAATATTGAGAAAACTTATTTAACTGAACTAACATttatttgatgaatctcaaagAGTACAATTTATTATTTGCCAAACAATCAAAGAGTGCTGTTAACCAAAAGAGACCAGCACAGAATGAAAGAAGAAGAATATTATTTGCCATCAAGCAAAAACTTTCAAGAATGTCATATAAAATGTAAAGGACTCTAGTGAAGATGGTGATTATCCCGAGGTCGAAACGAAACCAAACACACCCTTATTTCATTGACAATGCAGCTATAAACTGTATTATTTAGGTATACAGCTATATGTACACTGAAAGATTTTATCTCTTCAGCCCCTAAACTTAATCTTTGATATCTTTGAAGAAGAATTCCGGCACTTGTGAAGGTGGAGACAGCGTTGCCACACATTTGAACTGTTGCAAGTACAATCATTTCAAAAATCAGTAATCTGCATTCAACAAGCATGAACTAACCATAGGAGATATGTTTACAGTTTATACACACCTTATGTTGCTTGTATTTCTCCTTGATAGCAACTAACTTGCTTCCTCTCTTGCTCGATTGCAGCTCAAAAAGGATGTGAACACATTCTTTCAGATCGGATGGTTTGTATTTCGAGTATTGCTGCAGAGCTGAGTTCTGTCGTAATCATAACATTCAGTAACTCAGGTATGAAATGAAGATGGTTCAATTCATTTTAAACCTATCTCAAACGCGTGTACGTACCCAAGGATGTTGCTTAGGTTGGAGAGTGAATCGTGAAAGGAATATGACCGAAGCAGCCACCAAAGACGGCAAGAATTTCAGGCATTCATAATCGAGCAAACTCAGTTCTGCGAGGTAGTAACCTAGGAACTCCAACTGTAGATTGTAACTCTGCAAAAAGACAACATAACAATCAGAACAACATGAGACAGAACAAAAGTAAGCGTGTTCAGATTTTCGAGCATGAGCTCACCTCATTATCTCCTTGACCAATCCTAGTGAACCGACTGCAATTCAAACACGAAACAAACAACCCTCTTAGCCTCATCACTGAGAACACAACAAGTGATGACAAAACACAA
This genomic interval from Salvia splendens isolate huo1 chromosome 13, SspV2, whole genome shotgun sequence contains the following:
- the LOC121762072 gene encoding WD40 repeat-containing protein HOS15-like, with the protein product MIAVTSAELNYLIFRYLNESGFTHSAFALGYEAGINKSNIDGNLVPPGALVTFVQKGIQYLELEANLTTDDLETDDDFQFLHPLDLITKDVDELQRIIKEKKESIQKDKSKGKEKENVENGREHDRKLAMEREKESAKEKENEKQQREKEKERDRERMEKEKEKEEEREKEREKEKDKGKEKGKEKEKEKEKEKPFEDVGGVNHMEDEVNGKHEENGNDGGPEPMDICASLPSVPCEFPSSDVTVLQGHTSEVFACAWNPTGSLLASGSGDSTARIWTIDGPSSCNTENGPSNVVLRHFKGRTNEKSKDVTTLDWNVDGTLLATGSYDGQARIWSKDGELVSTLNKHKGPIFSLKWNKKGDYLLSGSVDKTAIVWDIKTGEWRQQFEFHSAPALDVDWRNNVSFATCSTDSMIYVCKIGENRPIKTFSGHQCEVNAIKWDPTGTLLASCSDDSTAKIWSIKQDTCLLDLKEHSKEIYTVRWSPTGPGTNNPNQQLVLASASFDSTIKLWDVDAGHLLHSLDGHRDPVYSVAFSPNGEYLASGSLDKCLHVWSVKEARIVKTFSGNGGIFEVCWNKEGDKIAACFANNVVSVLDFRM